GAGTGGATTCTCCGGAGCAGGTGCTGATTTACTAGGCTTTTTCCTTTTCCCAAAAGGCTTCCCATTTTCGCCAGGGTTCACGATTTCAGCCGCGATTGGTCCCATGATTTATGCGTTTATTCTCTACAAAAAACGCCTGTCACTCGGCCGTCTTATCACTGCAAATCTTGCTGTGACAGTACTTGTGAATGTCGGATTGAATTCATTATGGCTCTATATCCTGTATGATCAAGCTTTTTGGGGAATGTTACCGATTCGTTTAGGAGAAAATATCCTGACCCTTCCAATCGAGATTGCCATCATCTATTGGATTACAGGAAATCCATCCATACAACGATTATTGACCGACTACCCGGTCAAATGGCGGAAAGAAAAATAGAATTGCCTTTTTTTAACACGTTTTTACAATAATTATTCATAAAAGAAGGAACCAGGAGAATATAATTCCCGGTTCCTTCTTTTTTAACGAATAATAGTGGCGTAAACGTGGTCAAAAAGGCAGATCCGATAGCCACTTTGTCATGGTTGTTGCTGCTTTAGCAGCTTACAAACATGATACACTTGGACTTCGGCCCACAGTGCTCCTAAAATAATGCGCGAATGGTCTTCGCCCATCCTGTGCTTATTCGTTCCAGTGATTCGGATCTAAACGCCTTTTTTCACACTCTCTTATTTATGTTGAATGATCTCATCATTTTCGATATAGCTGCGGAATTCGTCCGCCAAGTTATCAAAGAGATTAATGCCTTCTTGCGAGAAGCCATGAGTAATTTCACGTGGGAAATACAATCGTTCATCACCACGGACTTTCCCTGTCAAAGAAGAAACGATGGCACTTATTTCAGATAATTCGATGATTTCACCGTTCTTTTGAATAAATTCAATTTGTGTCTTGCTACTGATTTGTCCTGGACGGTATAAATCATAAGGCAAGTCAAAACTGTTATTTGTAGACGTGTAGTAGTCGGGGTTGTAGCCCATACGCTTAATCAATGATTGAAGCTCCGCCACCGTTTTTAAGTCATGTTTCCGTTCAAAGCGAACAGACTTGAATGGTTGACGGTTCAAGAAGCGTCCGGCCAAATCACTCAAAGTTGGATCGCTCTCGTCCGTCCAATGGTTGAAGTAAGTCGTCAACACCCCGTCATCCAAGCGCAAATAATCCTCTAACCGCCAATCCTGACGGAAGAACGGCTCCAAGAAGCTAGCCGAATAGCCCAATTCTTGCTGTTCGTCCAGATAGACATCTTTCGCGCGCTTCATCAAATGATACAAAATGACTTCCATTCCCCGTGAAACCGGATGGAAATAAACCTGCATATACATTTGATAGCGACTCACAACATAATCTTCGACCGCATGCATCCCGGAAATGTCAAAGACAATTCCGTTCGAACTCGGACGAATGACGCGTAAGATTCGCGTTAAATCAAAGGTTCCATAAGTCACACCAGAATAATAGGCATCGCGGAGCAAATAATCCATTCGGTCAGCATCGATTTGACTGGAAATCATCTGAACGACTTGTGGGTTTGGATATTCCTTGGCAATAACAGAAGCTACCTGGTTTGGGAAATCTGGACCTACTTCACGCAATACCGCGTTAATTTCTGTTTTGGGCGAAAG
This genomic interval from Jeotgalibaca porci contains the following:
- a CDS encoding folate family ECF transporter S component → MKNISSRRFSAKDIAVIGLMIAIKVVLTRFLAVETQFVRVSFTFIPTILLAVMYGPWVSGFSGAGADLLGFFLFPKGFPFSPGFTISAAIGPMIYAFILYKKRLSLGRLITANLAVTVLVNVGLNSLWLYILYDQAFWGMLPIRLGENILTLPIEIAIIYWITGNPSIQRLLTDYPVKWRKEK
- a CDS encoding HD domain-containing protein, whose protein sequence is MQNFYTSTLLTKEKVFRDPVHGYIHIQHRVILDLINTKEFQRLRRIKQLGTSSLTFHGAEHSRFNHSLGVYEIARRICDKFVRNYPSLEVGDGLWDDRERLVTLCAALLHDLGHGPFSHTFEKIFDTDHEAVTIAIILSPKTEINAVLREVGPDFPNQVASVIAKEYPNPQVVQMISSQIDADRMDYLLRDAYYSGVTYGTFDLTRILRVIRPSSNGIVFDISGMHAVEDYVVSRYQMYMQVYFHPVSRGMEVILYHLMKRAKDVYLDEQQELGYSASFLEPFFRQDWRLEDYLRLDDGVLTTYFNHWTDESDPTLSDLAGRFLNRQPFKSVRFERKHDLKTVAELQSLIKRMGYNPDYYTSTNNSFDLPYDLYRPGQISSKTQIEFIQKNGEIIELSEISAIVSSLTGKVRGDERLYFPREITHGFSQEGINLFDNLADEFRSYIENDEIIQHK